The following are encoded in a window of Chionomys nivalis chromosome X, mChiNiv1.1, whole genome shotgun sequence genomic DNA:
- the Vamp7 gene encoding vesicle-associated membrane protein 7 isoform X2, translated as MAILFAVVARGTTILAKHAWCGGNFLEVTEQILAKIPSENNKLTYSHGNYLFHYICQDRIVYLCITDDDFERSRAFSFLNEVKKRFQTTYGSRAQTALPYAMNSEFSSVLAAQLKHHSENKGQDRMMETQAQVDELKGIMVRNIDLVAQRGERLELLIDKTENLVDSVQCIWSYDEVFDSFGVNFLCKMVSMDLFAFFNIPESSWTSAMY; from the exons ATGGCcattctttttgctgttgttgccaGGGGAACCACTATCCTTGCCAAACATGCTTGGTGTGGAGGAAACTTCCTGGAGGTGACAGAGCAGATTCTGGCTAAGATACcttctgaaaataataaactaactTACTCACATGGCAA TTACTTGTTTCATTACATCTGCCAAGACAGGATTGTGTATCTTTGTATCACTGATGAT GATTTTGAACGTTCTCGAGCCTTCAGTTTTCTGAATGAAGTAAAGAAGAGGTTCCAGACTACTTATGGTTCCAGAGCACAGACTGCACTTCCATATGCTATGAATAGTGAGTTCTCGAGTGTTTTGGCTGCACAGCTG AAGCATCATTCCGAAAATAAAGGGCAAGACAGAATGATGGAGACTCAAGCACAAGTGGATGAACTAAAAGGAATCATGGTCAGAAACATAG ATTTGGTTGCTCAACGTGGAGAAAGATTGGAATTACTGATAGATAAAACAGAAAACCTTGTGGATTCA gttcagtgtatctggtcttatgatgaggtctttgattcatttggagttaATTTTTTGTGCAAGATGGTAAGTATGGATCTGTTTGCTTTCTTCAACATACCAGAATCCAGTTGGACCAGTGCCATGTATTGA